From one Phycisphaerae bacterium genomic stretch:
- a CDS encoding NUDIX hydrolase — MTTLLSTKLFSVERRIYRRSSGVDESVTREVIVHPGAVVILPVLDDGRIVMIRNHRFAVEQELVELPAGTREPGEPPETTARRELREETGYEAARIEPLASFFTSPGILTERMHGYLATGLRHVGQALEDTEQIRVDIMDALRVRHMVETGEIIDGKSLTMLGIYFLRQGSGKGCAD, encoded by the coding sequence ATGACCACTTTGCTATCCACGAAGCTCTTTTCCGTCGAACGAAGAATATATCGGCGATCGTCCGGGGTGGACGAGTCCGTCACCCGGGAAGTGATCGTGCATCCTGGCGCCGTGGTGATACTTCCCGTGCTCGATGACGGACGGATCGTCATGATCCGCAATCACCGTTTCGCGGTCGAACAGGAGCTGGTCGAACTGCCGGCCGGGACCCGGGAACCGGGCGAGCCGCCCGAAACGACCGCGCGTCGAGAGCTTCGCGAGGAGACCGGATACGAGGCCGCGCGAATTGAACCCCTTGCGTCGTTTTTCACCTCGCCCGGGATTCTAACCGAGCGGATGCACGGCTATTTGGCGACGGGTCTGCGGCATGTCGGCCAGGCGCTGGAGGACACGGAGCAGATCCGCGTGGACATCATGGACGCGCTTCGGGTTCGTCACATGGTGGAAACAGGGGAGATTATCGACGGGAAGTCGCTCACCATGCTGGGGATATACTTCCTTCGTCAAGGGAGCGGCAAAGGCTGCGCTGACTGA
- a CDS encoding site-2 protease family protein: protein MYGNDRPWDNPLNWSIRAGRLFGIVIRVHVVFILCAIILVWMEVRTEDGFDWSVQNLIRALGTYAILFGIVLLHEFGHCFGARYVKGTADEILIWPLGGLAYVRPPQTPAAHMITTLAGPLVNVAICAICSGALVFWMGSFGAVPWNPLHPFEPVDGSLFPTTGQVWLLRVYGLSYFLLLVNLLPIFPFDGGRVLQAWLWSRKGFVRSMEIATTTGMIGAVLVGIFGLFVQASWLVLMIAIFGYLTCWQTRRLLKEQGKIALDGYESEYAGSPYGEEYGGFGVSHPYETQEPERRPSWWQRRKQRRTARKVRRERERVIAHEQAVEDILKKVSLEGISSLTSRERSVLQRETERKRAAGPPEL from the coding sequence ATGTACGGAAATGATCGGCCTTGGGACAATCCGCTCAACTGGTCGATCCGCGCCGGGCGCCTGTTCGGCATCGTCATTCGCGTCCACGTCGTCTTCATCCTGTGCGCCATCATCCTCGTCTGGATGGAAGTGCGGACGGAGGACGGATTCGACTGGTCGGTCCAGAACCTGATCCGGGCGCTGGGCACCTACGCGATCCTCTTCGGCATCGTACTGCTGCACGAATTCGGCCACTGCTTCGGCGCCCGATACGTCAAGGGAACGGCCGACGAGATTCTCATCTGGCCGCTGGGTGGCTTGGCCTATGTGCGCCCGCCGCAAACGCCCGCGGCGCACATGATCACGACCCTGGCGGGTCCGCTCGTAAACGTCGCGATCTGCGCGATCTGCTCCGGTGCCCTCGTTTTCTGGATGGGGTCGTTCGGTGCGGTTCCCTGGAACCCGTTGCATCCCTTCGAACCGGTAGACGGCAGCCTCTTCCCGACCACCGGCCAGGTCTGGCTGCTCCGCGTCTACGGGTTGAGCTACTTCCTATTGCTCGTCAATTTGCTGCCGATTTTTCCCTTCGACGGCGGCCGCGTGCTCCAGGCCTGGCTGTGGAGCAGGAAAGGCTTCGTCCGCTCGATGGAGATTGCTACAACCACAGGAATGATCGGGGCCGTTCTCGTGGGAATCTTCGGACTCTTCGTCCAGGCAAGTTGGCTGGTGTTGATGATTGCCATTTTCGGCTATCTGACCTGCTGGCAGACGCGGCGCCTGCTGAAAGAACAAGGCAAGATCGCGCTCGACGGTTATGAGAGCGAATACGCCGGAAGTCCCTACGGCGAAGAGTACGGCGGATTCGGGGTAAGTCACCCCTACGAGACCCAGGAGCCCGAGCGACGACCTTCGTGGTGGCAACGGCGCAAGCAACGCAGGACGGCGCGCAAGGTGCGGCGAGAGCGCGAACGCGTGATTGCCCACGAGCAGGCCGTGGAAGACATCCTCAAGAAAGTCTCGCTGGAGGGCATTTCTTCGCTGACGTCCCGGGAACGGTCGGTCCTCCAGCGCGAGACGGAACGAAAACGCGCCGCCGGTCCGCCGGAATTGTAG
- a CDS encoding 1-deoxy-D-xylulose-5-phosphate reductoisomerase translates to MRQRVIILGSTGSIGQSTVDVIEALSGSFEVVGLAAGSRCDELAGQANRLRPPAVAIANGENADRLADSLAYDPKVFRGPHALEELVDAVECDCVVSGVVGSDGLAATLRAAELGRRIALANKEALVLAGSILMPLARRNGAEIIPVDSEHSALFQAMQAGRADEVERIYLTASGGPFRTWTAEQMDAVTLEDALQHPTWEMGPKITIDSATMMNKALEIIEARWLFDLPPERIDVVIHPESIVHSMVEFRDGSFVAQLGAPDMRLPIQYALTYPHRMPGPARRLRLGDLRRLHFDPPDPQRFPALRLGYAAAERGGTCGAVLNAANESAVQLFRERRIAFREIAAAVEHAIQEHDYMATPALEQLLAADRWARTEVNRCLTC, encoded by the coding sequence ATGAGGCAACGCGTAATCATTCTGGGTTCAACGGGCTCGATCGGCCAGAGCACGGTCGATGTCATCGAAGCGCTTTCCGGCTCCTTCGAGGTCGTCGGGCTCGCCGCCGGTTCGCGCTGTGATGAACTCGCGGGCCAGGCCAACCGGCTCCGCCCGCCCGCCGTGGCCATCGCCAATGGTGAGAACGCCGATCGGCTCGCCGATTCGCTGGCATACGATCCAAAGGTATTTCGCGGTCCGCATGCCCTGGAGGAACTTGTGGACGCCGTGGAATGCGACTGCGTCGTGAGCGGCGTAGTCGGTTCGGATGGATTGGCGGCGACCCTTCGCGCCGCCGAGCTCGGGCGGCGAATCGCTCTGGCAAACAAGGAAGCACTGGTCCTGGCGGGCTCCATCCTGATGCCCCTCGCGCGACGAAACGGGGCGGAGATCATCCCCGTGGACAGCGAGCACTCCGCCCTGTTTCAGGCCATGCAGGCCGGGCGGGCGGACGAGGTCGAACGCATCTACCTCACGGCATCCGGCGGACCGTTTCGAACCTGGACTGCCGAGCAGATGGACGCCGTGACGCTGGAGGACGCCCTCCAGCATCCCACGTGGGAGATGGGGCCGAAGATCACCATCGACTCGGCCACGATGATGAACAAGGCCCTGGAGATCATCGAAGCCCGCTGGCTTTTCGACCTTCCGCCGGAGCGCATAGACGTCGTCATCCATCCCGAGTCGATCGTCCACTCCATGGTAGAATTCCGCGACGGGTCGTTCGTGGCGCAGTTGGGCGCGCCGGACATGCGCTTGCCGATCCAATACGCTCTGACGTATCCGCACCGCATGCCCGGTCCGGCGCGACGGCTCAGATTGGGCGACCTGCGTCGTCTGCACTTCGACCCGCCCGATCCGCAGCGCTTTCCCGCACTGCGGCTGGGTTACGCAGCGGCGGAACGCGGCGGGACGTGCGGCGCCGTGCTCAATGCCGCCAACGAGTCGGCCGTGCAGCTCTTCCGCGAGCGGCGCATCGCCTTTCGGGAAATCGCGGCCGCTGTCGAACACGCGATTCAAGAACACGATTACATGGCGACGCCCGCGCTCGAGCAGCTTCTGGCCGCCGATCGCTGGGCCCGTACCGAGGTAAACCGATGCCTGACCTGTTGA
- a CDS encoding rhomboid family intramembrane serine protease, translating into MSWQDRPYAHEESAYGGMGWGRSGGTRSGWLWGGSIVTTLIAINVAIFLIGMLFKPIGEAFYQIGAMQAAAVLHGQVWRLITAQYLHANVMHIFFNMLALYFFGRVLETRWSPTKFFVLYTVSGLVGNILYTILLGLILTDYASIPAVGASGCIFGLLGMVATLYPGMMIIIYFVPMRVRTAAALFGGLAVLSILSKGQNWPGELCHLSGLVFGIWWAWHGENWWSSRPRGVRRSLGGTPPSKAKRFQQLVEERRADAELIDDILRKINNHGLQSLTDRERRALQQATERQQRREAELGRVDRL; encoded by the coding sequence ATGTCCTGGCAGGATCGACCATACGCGCATGAAGAATCGGCCTACGGCGGCATGGGCTGGGGCCGAAGCGGTGGCACGCGCAGCGGCTGGCTCTGGGGTGGCAGCATTGTTACCACACTCATCGCCATCAACGTGGCGATCTTCCTGATCGGCATGCTCTTCAAGCCGATCGGCGAGGCGTTCTATCAGATCGGCGCTATGCAGGCGGCGGCCGTGCTCCACGGTCAGGTCTGGCGACTCATCACCGCTCAGTACCTCCATGCCAACGTCATGCACATCTTCTTCAACATGCTGGCCCTGTATTTTTTCGGCCGGGTGTTGGAAACACGCTGGTCGCCGACGAAGTTCTTCGTGCTCTACACGGTTTCCGGGCTGGTCGGGAATATCCTTTACACCATCCTGCTCGGCTTGATCCTGACCGACTACGCTTCGATTCCGGCCGTAGGAGCCTCGGGCTGCATCTTTGGTCTGCTCGGCATGGTGGCGACCCTGTACCCGGGCATGATGATCATCATCTATTTCGTGCCCATGCGTGTGCGGACGGCCGCGGCCCTGTTCGGTGGACTGGCGGTTCTCAGCATTCTCAGCAAGGGGCAGAACTGGCCCGGAGAACTCTGCCACCTGAGCGGGCTCGTGTTTGGCATCTGGTGGGCATGGCACGGTGAGAACTGGTGGTCGTCGCGTCCGCGCGGCGTGCGGCGGTCGCTGGGGGGAACGCCGCCGTCGAAGGCCAAACGGTTTCAGCAGCTTGTTGAAGAGCGCCGCGCCGATGCGGAGTTGATCGACGACATCCTCCGCAAGATCAACAACCACGGCCTCCAGAGCCTGACCGATCGCGAGCGCCGCGCCCTCCAGCAAGCCACGGAGCGCCAGCAGCGGCGGGAGGCGGAGCTCGGACGGGTGGATCGGCTATAA